A window of the Candidatus Paceibacterota bacterium genome harbors these coding sequences:
- a CDS encoding PAS domain S-box protein, with product MKVLIGSLTARVQRLSPLTVGGIGLGYMLGVCLADYATPVGTTFALFYLLGVSFMAWGAGRGPGILAAVVASGLGSAVEWVVVRPTLGTSMLLWNGFSRLVLYLAIAWLVAEVTQLTRHLERVVEERTAQWKTEAEKHRATSARLTEIIERFEQVINNIAEVFWLTDIPKDRMIYISPGYERIWGRKCADLYREPRAWLAAVHPADRAEVLRRAQTEQASGTYDVEYRILRPDGSVRWIRDRGFPVRNQQGEVYRVAGIADDITERKKTRETLQTQATILENMAEGVLVTDEMGVIQQMNPAAERIWGYQRNEMVGRPVSMLSTFPAPEATANMRKVLVALQTTGTWRRTFNNRRKDGKIITCEAHISRVEMQGRVSYIAVEQDVTDRQRAEAALRQSEDNLWAFMAALPTPACLLDQTGKIIVANRTMGSRLGVPEDELPGKDMFRLLPGNVNAERKAVFEENLHTRRPIQFEDERAGHHYFNLTSPVFDGAGNVSRVAVIAFDITERKRTELMKEALLSLGGKLSAARSSVEVARAVYAAADQLWQWDSATLSLYSPDSDRAEPVLFCDVVEGKRCEVVPSLPAGAPTARMRRIMSQGGELMLHQAGDPPPVDVFRFGDLSRVSASVMCVPLHRDDQPVGMLSIQSYAANAYTPDDLLTLQALADYCGGALERIRAEKARQKSEELNRTILDTTMDGFHAVEVSPDRLGVISDVNEAYSRMTGYSREELLQLRIFDLEAKESPEETARHLARIVSMRGDSFETRLRRKDGREIQVEISASSLAVDDPRVFGFVRDITERKRADRAKEALLSLGARLNETEDPRAAARAVLAAADQLWKWDAAVLQVYSPERDCLDSVLLVDLVDGERREVPPPYPDSPPPPIMRRIMQNGPELILRTAADMQGNEFVAFGDMERLSASLMYVPLRREGRTVGVLSIQSYAHNAYTPDDLQTLQALTDYCGGALERLRATALLRDANDTLERRIQERTAELQTANAALRQAHDQLEQRVNERTAELQAANKALAESEERYRSLVNNLNVGVYRNTPGSRGKFLQVNPALAKMQGYDSVEEFQKLNVADTYQDPGERLKLVARLMREGAVADYEVRLKKKDGTHMHASVSATVHRGADGAVDWIDGVLEDITDRKLAREALQASEERYRALAESSPDVIFILDRDHRVRYANAAAAGLWNCQPANLIGQPLRELHPSKVGLGHAQAVEGVFTTGQPAHREVLDSYPAGKRWIAIHLVPLFGDDQIVGSVMGVCRDVTDRKNAEQQLIDALDLNERMLAAATMGIGAYKASGECIFVNEALAKAVGGTVRELLQDNFRGMEGWKKTGLLSLAEAALNHPQPQSREVHGLTHYGKCAWLDCHLTRFVSGGQPHLLVMVQDITERRRTEEALRLAESRQEAILDNIPDPAWLKDSKGLYLACNEAFARFYGQRIETVTGKTIGEFAPQEADRAAREDAKVRRTRKTLRSEMSFIGAEGQVQWFESIKAPIFNQHDKIIGTVGIARDITERKRTEILLRAQRDLGVSFSLTTDLTVALEKLIELAIQIGGLDSGAVYLLNSATGGMDVAVHRGRSPDFVKAVSHWASDSPQMRLIRRGKPIFTLYRDLPIDHDTARTREGLQAIALVPLCHEKTALGALAVSSNVNDNIPLQTRIVIEAIAAQAAGAIARIQAENERSRLERQVLDISDRQQAHIGQDIHDGLCQQLVGVAFDATLLHRELSRYRHPQAKTARRIINYLDQAITESRQLSRGLFPVRLESEGLPPALRELAKATCRRFKVRCRFSCQGDGAVGDTVMATHLYRIAQEAVANAIKHSHARSIFIRLRTCADRIELAIEDNGSGLASAARAKAMGMGLHMMAYRARSIGGTLRLSRGRRGGTLVSCCVPRHRS from the coding sequence ATGAAGGTCCTGATTGGCAGCCTGACAGCCCGGGTCCAACGGCTGTCACCCCTCACTGTTGGCGGCATCGGGTTGGGCTATATGCTGGGTGTTTGTCTGGCCGATTATGCCACACCTGTTGGCACCACCTTTGCCTTGTTCTATCTGCTGGGGGTTAGTTTCATGGCTTGGGGAGCCGGCCGGGGGCCAGGGATACTAGCCGCAGTCGTGGCTAGCGGGCTGGGCTCGGCTGTGGAATGGGTGGTGGTCCGCCCAACCCTGGGTACCTCGATGCTGCTTTGGAATGGGTTTAGCCGGCTCGTGCTTTACCTGGCGATCGCGTGGCTGGTGGCGGAGGTAACGCAGCTCACGAGGCACCTGGAAAGGGTGGTGGAGGAACGGACGGCGCAGTGGAAGACGGAGGCGGAGAAGCATCGGGCCACATCGGCCCGGCTTACGGAGATAATCGAGCGTTTCGAACAGGTCATCAACAACATTGCGGAGGTCTTCTGGCTGACAGACATACCCAAGGACCGGATGATCTACATCAGCCCGGGCTACGAGCGGATCTGGGGCAGAAAGTGCGCAGATCTCTATCGCGAGCCCAGGGCCTGGCTGGCGGCGGTGCACCCCGCAGACCGCGCTGAAGTACTCCGCCGCGCTCAAACCGAACAGGCGAGCGGCACCTACGACGTCGAGTACCGCATTCTGCGACCGGATGGAAGTGTGCGCTGGATCCGGGACCGCGGCTTCCCGGTGCGCAACCAGCAAGGGGAGGTCTATCGCGTCGCCGGAATCGCCGACGACATCACCGAGCGGAAGAAGACCCGGGAAACGCTTCAAACGCAGGCAACCATCCTGGAGAACATGGCTGAGGGAGTGCTGGTCACTGACGAAATGGGCGTAATACAGCAGATGAACCCGGCGGCTGAACGAATCTGGGGTTACCAGCGCAACGAAATGGTTGGACGACCAGTCAGCATGCTCAGCACGTTCCCCGCGCCTGAGGCAACTGCGAACATGCGGAAGGTGTTGGTGGCTTTGCAGACCACCGGAACATGGCGGAGAACATTTAACAACCGGCGCAAAGACGGCAAGATCATCACTTGCGAGGCGCACATCAGCCGGGTGGAAATGCAGGGCCGAGTGAGCTACATCGCCGTCGAGCAGGATGTGACCGACCGGCAGAGGGCGGAAGCCGCCCTGCGGCAAAGTGAAGACAACCTGTGGGCGTTCATGGCTGCTCTGCCGACCCCCGCCTGTTTGCTGGACCAAACAGGCAAGATCATCGTCGCCAACCGCACCATGGGCAGCCGCTTGGGCGTTCCCGAGGATGAGCTCCCGGGCAAGGACATGTTCCGCCTGCTGCCGGGCAACGTCAATGCCGAGCGGAAAGCGGTGTTTGAGGAGAACCTTCACACCCGCAGACCGATCCAATTCGAGGATGAGCGTGCAGGCCATCACTACTTCAACCTCACCAGCCCTGTTTTCGACGGGGCCGGAAATGTCAGCCGCGTGGCGGTCATTGCTTTCGATATCACTGAGCGCAAGCGCACGGAGTTGATGAAGGAAGCGCTGCTGTCGTTGGGCGGCAAGCTAAGCGCTGCGCGAAGCTCCGTCGAGGTGGCCCGTGCTGTTTATGCCGCGGCCGACCAGCTCTGGCAATGGGATAGCGCCACGCTCAGCCTCTATTCCCCGGATTCGGACCGGGCGGAGCCCGTGCTGTTCTGCGACGTCGTGGAGGGAAAGCGTTGCGAAGTCGTTCCCTCGCTCCCGGCCGGCGCCCCCACTGCCAGAATGCGCCGCATCATGAGCCAGGGGGGGGAGTTGATGCTCCACCAGGCAGGCGACCCGCCACCTGTGGATGTATTCCGATTCGGAGACCTCTCACGTGTTTCCGCTTCGGTCATGTGCGTCCCCCTGCACCGTGACGATCAGCCTGTCGGAATGCTCTCCATCCAGAGCTACGCGGCCAATGCCTATACGCCGGACGACCTGCTCACGCTTCAGGCCCTGGCTGACTACTGCGGCGGCGCGCTGGAGCGCATCCGCGCCGAGAAGGCGCGCCAAAAGAGCGAGGAGCTGAACCGCACCATACTGGACACGACAATGGACGGCTTTCATGCCGTCGAGGTCTCTCCTGATCGCCTCGGGGTGATCTCCGACGTCAACGAAGCATATTCTCGCATGACCGGCTACAGTCGCGAGGAATTGCTCCAGCTGCGCATTTTCGACCTCGAAGCCAAGGAAAGCCCGGAGGAAACGGCGCGGCACCTGGCACGAATCGTCAGTATGCGCGGCGACAGCTTTGAGACTCGTCTCCGCCGCAAAGACGGCCGCGAAATACAGGTGGAGATCAGCGCTTCCTCCTTGGCTGTCGACGATCCGCGGGTATTCGGCTTTGTCCGGGACATCACCGAACGCAAGCGCGCCGATCGGGCCAAAGAGGCGCTGCTCTCGCTGGGGGCCAGGCTCAACGAGACGGAAGACCCTCGGGCGGCAGCCAGGGCTGTCCTTGCCGCCGCCGACCAACTCTGGAAGTGGGACGCCGCCGTGCTCCAAGTGTACTCCCCAGAGCGTGACTGCCTCGACTCCGTGCTGCTCGTTGATCTGGTGGACGGCGAGCGACGCGAGGTACCCCCGCCCTACCCCGACAGCCCGCCACCGCCCATCATGCGCCGGATCATGCAAAACGGTCCGGAGTTGATTCTGCGCACTGCCGCCGACATGCAAGGAAACGAGTTCGTGGCCTTCGGCGACATGGAGCGCCTGTCCGCTTCCCTGATGTACGTTCCCCTGCGCCGCGAGGGGCGAACCGTCGGTGTGCTCTCGATCCAGAGCTACGCGCACAATGCCTACACCCCGGATGACCTGCAGACACTCCAGGCGCTGACCGATTATTGCGGCGGCGCTTTGGAACGCCTTCGCGCCACGGCGCTGCTGCGCGACGCGAATGACACGCTGGAACGCCGCATCCAGGAACGCACCGCCGAATTGCAGACGGCCAACGCGGCGCTCCGGCAGGCGCACGACCAACTCGAACAACGCGTAAATGAGCGGACAGCAGAACTGCAGGCTGCCAACAAGGCGCTGGCCGAAAGCGAGGAACGTTACCGCTCGCTGGTCAACAACCTCAACGTGGGAGTGTACCGCAACACCCCAGGTTCCCGGGGCAAGTTTCTTCAAGTCAATCCGGCGCTGGCCAAAATGCAGGGTTATGACTCGGTGGAGGAGTTCCAGAAACTCAACGTGGCCGACACCTATCAGGACCCTGGAGAGCGACTAAAGCTCGTGGCGCGTCTGATGCGCGAGGGCGCGGTTGCGGATTATGAGGTTCGGCTCAAGAAAAAGGACGGCACGCATATGCATGCCTCGGTAAGTGCCACTGTCCACCGAGGTGCCGACGGGGCAGTAGACTGGATTGACGGGGTGCTGGAGGACATTACGGACCGCAAGCTTGCCCGGGAGGCGCTGCAGGCCAGCGAAGAGCGCTACCGGGCCCTGGCCGAATCATCCCCGGACGTCATCTTCATTTTGGACCGGGACCATAGGGTGAGGTATGCCAACGCTGCCGCGGCGGGTTTGTGGAATTGCCAACCGGCGAATCTGATCGGACAGCCGTTGCGCGAACTGCACCCCTCCAAGGTGGGGCTTGGCCACGCTCAGGCTGTGGAAGGCGTGTTTACAACGGGTCAGCCCGCTCACCGGGAAGTCCTCGATAGCTATCCGGCTGGGAAACGATGGATTGCCATACACTTGGTGCCGTTGTTTGGCGACGACCAGATAGTCGGTTCAGTCATGGGGGTCTGTCGCGACGTTACCGACAGGAAGAACGCAGAACAGCAACTGATTGATGCTCTGGACCTGAATGAGAGGATGCTCGCCGCGGCTACCATGGGGATCGGGGCTTACAAGGCCTCCGGCGAGTGCATTTTTGTCAATGAGGCTCTGGCCAAAGCCGTGGGAGGCACCGTCCGCGAATTGCTTCAGGACAATTTCCGAGGCATGGAAGGTTGGAAGAAGACAGGGCTATTATCCCTGGCCGAGGCCGCACTAAACCACCCACAACCCCAGTCACGCGAGGTCCACGGTCTCACTCACTACGGCAAGTGCGCCTGGCTGGATTGCCACCTGACGCGTTTTGTGAGCGGCGGCCAACCCCACCTCCTGGTTATGGTCCAGGACATCACTGAGCGCAGGCGGACCGAGGAGGCGCTGCGGTTGGCCGAAAGCCGGCAGGAGGCCATTCTCGACAACATTCCGGACCCAGCCTGGCTGAAGGACTCAAAGGGCCTTTATCTGGCATGTAATGAGGCCTTCGCCCGATTCTATGGGCAGCGGATCGAAACGGTGACAGGCAAAACGATCGGTGAGTTTGCCCCGCAGGAGGCCGACCGCGCGGCGCGTGAAGACGCAAAAGTAAGGCGCACGCGCAAGACCCTAAGGTCCGAGATGTCGTTCATTGGCGCCGAAGGCCAGGTTCAGTGGTTTGAGAGCATCAAGGCTCCAATCTTCAACCAACATGACAAGATCATCGGCACAGTGGGCATCGCGCGAGACATTACAGAACGCAAACGGACAGAGATTTTACTCCGGGCGCAACGCGATCTCGGTGTCAGCTTCAGCCTGACCACCGATCTAACCGTGGCTCTAGAAAAGCTGATCGAGCTTGCCATACAAATTGGCGGACTGGATTCCGGCGCCGTTTACCTGCTCAATTCTGCCACGGGCGGGATGGACGTAGCAGTCCATCGCGGCAGATCGCCGGACTTCGTCAAGGCCGTTTCGCATTGGGCGTCCGACAGCCCACAGATGCGGCTGATACGCCGCGGCAAGCCAATCTTCACCCTTTATCGTGACTTGCCCATTGACCACGACACTGCCCGCACCCGCGAGGGGCTGCAAGCCATAGCCCTCGTTCCACTTTGCCACGAGAAGACGGCTCTCGGCGCGCTCGCGGTATCCTCAAACGTGAACGACAATATCCCACTCCAGACCCGGATTGTCATCGAAGCTATAGCGGCACAGGCCGCCGGCGCCATCGCGCGCATTCAAGCTGAGAACGAGCGTTCCCGGCTGGAACGGCAGGTTCTCGATATCAGCGACCGCCAACAGGCGCACATCGGGCAGGACATTCACGACGGCCTATGCCAGCAGTTGGTGGGCGTGGCGTTTGACGCGACCTTGCTGCATCGTGAACTGTCCCGCTATCGCCACCCCCAGGCCAAAACGGCGCGGCGCATCATCAATTACCTGGACCAGGCAATTACTGAGTCCCGACAACTGTCCCGCGGCTTGTTCCCGGTGAGGTTGGAATCCGAGGGCTTGCCGCCGGCTTTGAGAGAGCTGGCCAAAGCTACCTGTCGCCGCTTCAAAGTGCGGTGCCGTTTTTCCTGCCAAGGCGACGGTGCCGTGGGTGATACCGTTATGGCCACGCACCTCTACCGGATTGCGCAGGAGGCCGTCGCCAACGCCATTAAGCACAGCCATGCTCGCAGCATATTCATTCGCCTCCGCACCTGTGCCGATAGGATAGAGTTGGCCATCGAGGATAACGGATCGGGCCTTGCTTCCGCCGCGCGGGCCAAGGCCATGGGCATGGGATTGCACATGATGGCCTACCGCGCCCGCAGCATCGGCGGCACTCTTCGGCTCAGCCGTGGCCGGCGGGGGGGGACGTTAGTTTCTTGTTGCGTGCCCCGCCACCGCAGCTAG
- the hisH gene encoding imidazole glycerol phosphate synthase subunit HisH, with product MIALIDYGSGNLRSVHKALLKVGAAVRIARRPEELADARAVVLPGVGAFDDCIQALQKQALLEASRQFIRSGRPFLGICVGYQALFERSEEFNSCAAGMGIFQGKVVRFAGKNGLKVPQIGWNQLDVVRPDCPLYRGIRSGSYVYFVHSFFPKPADSGVVATRTTYGETFASSVWRDNLYATQFHPEKSQKVGLRLLQNFADLAAK from the coding sequence GTGATTGCTCTGATTGACTACGGCTCCGGCAACCTGCGCAGTGTCCACAAGGCTCTGCTCAAGGTGGGCGCAGCCGTCCGCATCGCCCGGCGGCCCGAGGAACTGGCTGACGCGCGCGCCGTGGTCTTGCCCGGCGTCGGCGCCTTCGACGATTGCATCCAGGCCCTCCAAAAGCAGGCACTGCTGGAGGCCTCGCGGCAGTTCATCCGGTCGGGCCGCCCCTTTCTGGGCATCTGCGTGGGCTACCAGGCCCTGTTCGAACGGAGCGAGGAGTTCAACAGTTGCGCCGCCGGGATGGGCATCTTTCAGGGCAAGGTGGTCCGCTTTGCGGGGAAGAATGGCCTCAAGGTCCCTCAGATCGGCTGGAACCAACTGGACGTCGTTAGACCCGATTGCCCCCTCTACCGTGGAATCCGCAGCGGCAGTTACGTCTACTTCGTGCATAGCTTCTTCCCAAAGCCCGCCGACAGCGGCGTCGTCGCCACCCGCACTACCTACGGCGAGACCTTCGCTTCCTCGGTCTGGCGGGACAACCTGTACGCCACGCAGTTTCACCCCGAGAAGAGCCAGAAAGTGGGCCTTCGGCTGCTCCAGAACTTCGCCGACCTGGCCGCCAAATAG
- a CDS encoding superoxide dismutase yields the protein MAYELPALPYPKDALEPYIDAQTMEIHHGKHHAAYVANVNKALAGKPDLERLSVEDLVRNLEAVPADIRGAVRNNGGGHANHSMFWKLLAPKAGGAPGGKLADDIQAAFGSFDAFKEKFEAAGMGRFGSGWAWLVVNHGKLEVVSTANQDNPLMGKGIAGSEGRPVLGCDVWEHAYYLKYQNRRADYLKAFWNVVNWTEVAKYYEAAKR from the coding sequence ATGGCATACGAACTACCTGCACTTCCATATCCTAAAGACGCGCTCGAACCCTACATTGATGCGCAAACGATGGAAATTCACCACGGCAAACATCACGCCGCATATGTGGCCAATGTCAACAAGGCCCTGGCCGGAAAACCGGATCTTGAGCGCCTGTCGGTAGAGGACCTCGTTCGCAACCTTGAAGCGGTGCCCGCGGACATCCGCGGGGCGGTGCGGAATAATGGCGGCGGCCACGCCAACCATTCCATGTTCTGGAAGCTGCTGGCCCCAAAAGCTGGTGGCGCCCCCGGCGGCAAGCTCGCCGATGACATCCAGGCCGCCTTCGGCAGCTTCGACGCCTTTAAGGAGAAGTTTGAGGCGGCCGGGATGGGGCGCTTCGGCAGCGGTTGGGCTTGGCTGGTCGTCAACCACGGCAAATTGGAAGTTGTGTCCACCGCCAATCAGGATAACCCCCTCATGGGCAAGGGCATTGCCGGTTCGGAAGGCAGACCGGTCCTCGGCTGCGACGTCTGGGAACACGCTTATTACCTTAAATACCAGAACCGACGGGCAGACTACCTGAAAGCGTTCTGGAACGTCGTCAA